The following are encoded in a window of Planctomycetaceae bacterium genomic DNA:
- a CDS encoding sugar phosphate isomerase/epimerase family protein: MRNIHSNDKSSVTRRQALNSFAGSAVGIAAGLFSSNATRGSVPSKTSSSPLRDEESSLKLKYIVGSCMYGYMYIGEILPEVAKCGATAIDIWPKRHGNQREQLADIGEDTFGAMLEKHQVSLGCITQYKLGPFGLQDEMRLASRFGCATMVTGGVGPKGLKGSELKAAVSAFVEQMKPHVAVAEETGVTIAIENHGNNLFETADSLKYLAELSPSRHLAVALAPYHLAQDPDELANLIRTLGPSLAMFYAWQHGDGCMTRLPKEQELLQMPGRGPLDFRPLLKALADIDYTGWTEIFMHPVPRGIPILETAEEVTAEINRSRKYLSDLITAGLS, from the coding sequence ATGCGAAACATTCATTCGAACGACAAATCTTCTGTCACAAGGCGACAGGCGTTGAATTCTTTTGCGGGTTCAGCAGTCGGGATTGCCGCCGGCCTTTTCTCGAGTAATGCAACCAGGGGCTCTGTTCCGTCAAAGACCTCTTCATCACCACTCCGCGATGAAGAATCGAGTCTGAAATTGAAGTACATCGTCGGCTCATGCATGTATGGTTACATGTACATTGGGGAGATACTTCCTGAAGTCGCGAAGTGTGGCGCGACGGCCATCGACATCTGGCCAAAGCGACATGGCAACCAGCGCGAACAACTGGCTGACATTGGCGAGGACACATTTGGGGCGATGCTGGAAAAACATCAGGTATCGCTTGGTTGTATTACCCAATACAAACTTGGGCCGTTTGGTCTGCAGGATGAAATGCGACTTGCCAGTCGCTTTGGCTGCGCCACCATGGTTACGGGAGGAGTAGGCCCGAAGGGTCTGAAGGGTTCAGAACTGAAAGCAGCAGTCTCGGCGTTTGTTGAGCAAATGAAACCCCATGTGGCTGTCGCAGAAGAGACGGGCGTCACCATTGCTATTGAGAATCATGGTAACAATCTTTTTGAAACCGCGGATTCGCTGAAGTATCTGGCGGAACTAAGTCCTTCCCGTCATCTGGCGGTGGCCCTGGCGCCGTACCATCTTGCACAGGACCCGGACGAGCTTGCGAACCTGATTCGTACCCTGGGGCCATCGCTTGCGATGTTCTATGCGTGGCAGCACGGAGATGGATGCATGACGCGACTCCCCAAGGAACAGGAATTACTGCAAATGCCGGGGCGAGGCCCACTGGATTTTCGCCCCCTTCTGAAAGCGCTGGCGGATATTGATTACACCGGATGGACGGAAATCTTCATGCATCCGGTCCCGCGGGGGATACCAATTCTTGAAACGGCCGAAGAAGTCACTGCTGAGATCAATCGATCACGAAAATACCTCAGTGACCTGATCACAGCAGGGCTGTCATAA
- the miaB gene encoding tRNA (N6-isopentenyl adenosine(37)-C2)-methylthiotransferase MiaB — MTEPPPTASTGPEIAQAEIETVPPATVPHNGRLYIETVGCQMNMLDSELVVAALRKDGYELTSAPREADTILFNTCSVREHAEHKIYSALGRLKYSKRRRPNQVIGVMGCMAQKDQELIFQKAPHVDLVVGTGQLAEIPRLIRESRNDEQRAHRTALSLGRRDGSRLEVSESFQSYDPLRDPEMRPTPFQAFVRIMIGCDKFCTYCVVPATRGPEQSRSPSHIMAEVKVLADQGVREITLLGQTVNSYRHTENGRLYRLSDLLYMISDVEGIERIRFVTSFPRDMSDDLLQAVRDLPKAMKYLHVPAQSGCNDVLKQMKRGYTVEEYREMMHRIRAHMPHCAVSSDFIVGFCGESEASFQKSMDLIRECRFKNSFIFKYSKRSGTKADEMFEDDVPEDVKRRRNNEMLDLQNQISEEDNAEFIGRTVSVLVEGPSKTAVKKAARGEAPAIGESPAIQLMGRSECDRIVVFEGNPRLVSSTVRVQVEDCTSTTLIGSIETMEIQHGSNSILPILA, encoded by the coding sequence ATGACGGAACCGCCGCCAACAGCATCCACCGGTCCTGAAATCGCTCAGGCCGAAATCGAGACCGTCCCACCCGCGACCGTCCCGCACAATGGTCGACTCTATATCGAAACCGTAGGCTGCCAGATGAACATGCTGGACAGCGAACTGGTGGTTGCTGCGCTTCGAAAGGATGGCTACGAACTCACCAGCGCGCCTCGCGAAGCGGACACGATCCTGTTCAATACCTGCAGCGTTCGCGAACACGCGGAACACAAGATTTACAGTGCGCTGGGGCGACTCAAGTACAGCAAACGCCGACGGCCCAACCAGGTCATCGGCGTGATGGGCTGCATGGCTCAGAAAGATCAGGAACTGATCTTTCAAAAGGCGCCGCATGTAGATCTTGTTGTGGGAACGGGACAATTGGCCGAGATCCCGCGATTGATCAGGGAAAGTCGTAACGACGAACAACGTGCACACCGCACAGCCTTGAGTCTTGGCAGACGTGATGGATCGCGACTGGAAGTATCGGAGAGCTTTCAAAGCTACGATCCACTTCGTGATCCCGAAATGAGACCCACACCGTTTCAGGCTTTTGTGCGGATCATGATCGGTTGCGACAAGTTCTGTACCTATTGCGTCGTGCCAGCAACCCGGGGACCAGAGCAAAGCCGTTCTCCATCGCACATCATGGCGGAAGTGAAAGTGCTTGCCGATCAGGGCGTGCGGGAAATCACATTGCTCGGGCAAACGGTCAACAGTTATCGCCACACCGAAAACGGTCGACTGTACCGGCTGTCCGACCTGCTCTACATGATCAGCGACGTCGAAGGAATTGAGCGAATCCGATTCGTCACCAGCTTTCCCCGCGACATGTCCGACGATCTGCTGCAGGCGGTCCGGGACCTTCCCAAAGCGATGAAGTATCTGCACGTTCCGGCTCAGTCAGGGTGTAATGACGTGCTGAAGCAGATGAAACGCGGATACACCGTTGAAGAGTATCGCGAAATGATGCACCGCATCCGGGCACATATGCCCCACTGTGCGGTCAGCAGTGACTTCATCGTTGGATTCTGCGGCGAATCGGAAGCATCGTTTCAAAAAAGCATGGACCTGATTCGAGAGTGCCGGTTCAAAAACAGCTTCATCTTCAAATACAGCAAACGCAGTGGCACAAAAGCGGATGAGATGTTCGAAGATGACGTTCCGGAAGATGTGAAACGACGGCGGAATAACGAGATGCTGGATCTGCAGAATCAGATCAGCGAAGAAGACAACGCCGAGTTCATCGGCCGGACGGTAAGCGTACTCGTTGAAGGCCCCAGCAAGACCGCAGTCAAGAAGGCGGCACGCGGTGAAGCCCCTGCGATCGGAGAATCTCCGGCAATCCAGTTGATGGGGCGTTCCGAGTGTGATCGCATCGTCGTGTTCGAAGGCAATCCGCGTCTTGTGAGCTCCACAGTGCGAGTTCAGGTCGAAGACTGCACAAGCACGACGTTGATCGGCTCAATTGAAACGATGGAAATTCAGCACGGATCAAACAGCATACTGCCGATTCTGGCTTGA
- the epmB gene encoding EF-P beta-lysylation protein EpmB: protein MSTVPSVSNPKSHSEIHQNGLSVLPQGELVADDGAQVRWQREMAGAVRSRGELLRRLKIHSLESETAVDADNRFPVLVPVSYLKRMKPGHLSDPLLLQVLPTIEESADVLGFVPDAVGDLASRRTPGLIQKYFGRALLITTGACAVHCRYCFRRDYPYAAEPKSLDEWKPALEALSTDATISEVILSGGDPLMLTDQRLNRLCRLIDAIPHIERIRIHTRLPIVLPSRVTPELLGMSDQLRSQLIFVVHANHPAEIVEDCAAALSQLSRKGFPVLNQAVLMKGVNDDPDVLELLCRRLINLGVIPYYLHQLDRVAGAAHFEVEPETGRALIEHLRARLPGYAVPQFVVEIAGRSSKTPL, encoded by the coding sequence ATGTCGACCGTTCCCAGTGTCTCCAATCCAAAAAGCCATTCTGAAATCCACCAGAATGGGCTGAGTGTGCTTCCGCAGGGCGAGCTGGTGGCTGATGACGGTGCTCAGGTTCGCTGGCAAAGAGAAATGGCCGGTGCCGTACGGTCCAGGGGGGAATTGCTTCGGCGACTGAAAATCCATTCGCTTGAAAGCGAAACGGCCGTGGACGCGGACAATCGTTTTCCCGTGCTGGTGCCAGTCAGTTACCTGAAGCGAATGAAACCGGGTCATCTGTCGGACCCTTTATTGCTGCAGGTGTTACCAACGATCGAAGAATCGGCCGATGTGCTTGGATTTGTCCCGGACGCCGTCGGCGACCTTGCCAGCCGTCGAACACCAGGCCTGATCCAGAAGTATTTCGGCAGAGCCCTCCTGATTACAACGGGGGCCTGCGCGGTACATTGCCGTTACTGCTTCCGCCGCGATTATCCATACGCAGCGGAACCCAAATCACTCGACGAATGGAAGCCTGCTCTGGAAGCCCTATCCACGGACGCAACGATTTCTGAGGTGATTCTGAGCGGCGGAGATCCGCTGATGCTCACCGATCAACGGCTCAACCGACTCTGTCGGCTGATTGATGCCATCCCCCATATTGAACGGATTCGAATTCACACGCGGCTTCCAATCGTTCTTCCCTCCCGAGTGACACCAGAGTTGCTGGGCATGTCTGATCAGCTTCGGAGTCAGTTGATTTTCGTCGTCCACGCCAATCACCCGGCTGAAATTGTCGAAGACTGCGCGGCCGCGCTTTCGCAGCTGAGCCGAAAGGGTTTTCCCGTGCTGAACCAGGCGGTCCTGATGAAAGGTGTGAATGATGATCCCGATGTTCTGGAATTGCTCTGCAGACGGCTGATCAATCTGGGAGTGATTCCCTACTACCTGCATCAGCTCGATCGCGTTGCCGGGGCGGCCCATTTCGAAGTTGAGCCGGAAACTGGACGAGCACTGATCGAACACCTTCGAGCCCGGCTACCCGGCTATGCCGTGCCACAGTTCGTTGTTGAAATCGCCGGACGCTCTTCAAAAACTCCGCTTTGA
- a CDS encoding matrixin family metalloprotease produces the protein MLHTSVFSRPFSRAHARRKRQLFRQASSPEVLESRALLSGSGGTTWADPSNLTVSFAPDGTDVVGQTSDLFAKLDALASRSEWQKTAFRAFQTWATEADVNIGVVDDGGQAFGTIGATQGDLRFGDIRLAAVPLAGDVSALSISSDVAMSGTWVGDIIINSEADFTSLDQFYAVMLHEAGHVLGLEHSDDSSSPMFASPNTDRNLQPTTADIHALRLANGSRVPDANESKRANDTIKRATRIKYSATSSGYDGQTPLLSYGDITTQEDVDYFVLPTLSNYNGPLTFSLRSEGLSLLSAKITVLDDRGQIIASRTSGGRPGGDLSVTFHHDDDDSEYIVRVEADPQAGVFAVGSFALVTTFETRNQVSGETLNEVLRLRYDFLAEEERRVLFDTGAEPAFFDDLHLDDTLATATSLKSLPHFAEFREYETTAGISDLTDTDFYSVKAPDFSDNDSRVMTISVQATRIGGLLSDVAVYDASGIAVDARVITHNAGTLTVQVSGIQSKKTYFVRISSSQSAGRFATGNYRLSVSFNQPEVVRNQLSTGELSAVDGIQGFALDINQTQLFQLALTSTIVGTEPVAVQLSIYNARGALMQRVVGLAGDTRTGQTLLLTVGTYYVRVQAIGRNNQPVPRIDWSVEGTTMTDPTGPILGDPTSEPPLPDPTLDPIDVVDWPAVIDDPLIEDPLINDPWSEIPDDPFLDPFFDPMTDSLLVWYWI, from the coding sequence ATGCTCCACACTTCTGTGTTTTCCCGGCCATTTTCACGTGCGCATGCGCGCCGCAAGCGGCAGCTCTTCCGTCAGGCTTCGAGTCCCGAAGTTCTGGAATCGCGAGCTTTGCTATCCGGTTCCGGTGGTACGACGTGGGCAGATCCGTCGAATTTAACGGTGAGTTTTGCGCCGGATGGCACCGACGTTGTCGGGCAGACCAGCGATCTGTTTGCAAAGCTGGATGCTTTGGCATCGCGAAGCGAATGGCAGAAAACGGCGTTTCGAGCTTTTCAGACCTGGGCGACTGAAGCGGACGTCAACATCGGCGTTGTTGATGACGGCGGTCAGGCATTCGGCACCATTGGAGCCACCCAGGGCGATCTGCGTTTTGGTGACATTCGGCTGGCTGCCGTTCCACTTGCGGGTGATGTCTCGGCCCTTTCGATTTCCAGTGATGTTGCGATGTCGGGCACGTGGGTTGGCGACATTATTATCAATTCCGAAGCAGACTTCACTTCCCTCGATCAGTTCTACGCAGTGATGCTGCACGAAGCCGGTCACGTGCTGGGACTTGAGCATTCGGACGACTCTTCGTCACCGATGTTCGCCTCCCCGAATACCGACCGGAATTTGCAGCCAACCACTGCTGACATCCACGCCCTGCGTTTGGCGAATGGTTCTCGCGTGCCAGACGCCAACGAAAGCAAACGTGCCAACGATACCATAAAACGCGCCACGCGCATCAAGTATTCAGCAACATCCAGTGGATACGATGGGCAGACACCTTTGCTGTCTTACGGTGACATCACAACGCAAGAGGATGTCGATTATTTCGTCCTGCCCACGCTCAGCAATTACAACGGTCCGTTGACGTTTTCGCTGCGATCAGAAGGGCTTAGCCTGCTTTCTGCAAAGATCACTGTGCTGGATGATCGCGGTCAGATCATCGCAAGCCGCACTTCCGGCGGTCGGCCGGGCGGGGATCTGTCGGTGACCTTTCACCATGATGACGACGATTCCGAATACATCGTAAGAGTGGAGGCCGATCCGCAGGCCGGTGTCTTCGCAGTTGGCTCATTCGCTTTGGTGACAACATTTGAAACACGAAATCAGGTCTCCGGAGAAACGTTGAATGAAGTTCTCCGGTTACGATACGACTTTCTTGCAGAAGAAGAACGGCGTGTGCTGTTCGACACCGGTGCAGAGCCTGCGTTTTTTGATGACCTTCATCTGGATGACACCCTGGCAACGGCGACAAGCCTGAAGTCTCTGCCCCACTTCGCAGAATTCCGCGAATACGAAACGACGGCAGGAATCTCTGACCTGACCGACACCGATTTCTACTCGGTGAAGGCACCTGATTTCAGCGATAATGATTCGCGCGTCATGACGATCAGCGTGCAGGCCACTCGAATCGGTGGCCTGTTGTCGGATGTCGCGGTTTACGATGCGAGTGGTATCGCGGTGGATGCGAGGGTGATCACTCACAATGCGGGAACGCTAACGGTTCAGGTCTCGGGAATTCAGTCGAAGAAGACGTACTTTGTGCGTATCAGCAGTAGTCAGTCGGCAGGTCGATTTGCAACGGGTAATTACCGGCTGAGTGTCAGTTTTAATCAGCCGGAAGTGGTGCGGAATCAGCTCTCCACAGGTGAGTTGAGTGCTGTCGATGGAATTCAGGGATTTGCCTTAGACATCAATCAGACTCAGCTCTTCCAGCTGGCACTGACCAGTACCATCGTCGGCACCGAACCAGTCGCTGTCCAGCTTTCCATCTATAACGCCCGGGGCGCACTCATGCAGAGAGTGGTGGGGCTTGCTGGAGATACTCGAACAGGGCAGACATTACTGTTGACCGTCGGTACCTACTACGTTCGGGTCCAGGCGATTGGCCGGAACAATCAGCCTGTCCCCCGGATCGACTGGTCAGTCGAAGGTACAACGATGACGGATCCGACAGGCCCGATTCTGGGTGATCCAACCAGCGAGCCACCATTACCCGATCCGACACTTGACCCGATCGACGTCGTCGACTGGCCCGCCGTGATTGACGATCCTCTGATTGAAGATCCGTTGATTAATGATCCCTGGTCCGAAATTCCTGACGACCCTTTTCTCGACCCGTTCTTCGATCCAATGACGGATTCGCTGCTGGTGTGGTACTGGATCTGA
- the efp gene encoding elongation factor P, which translates to MATINAGEFKKGIKVLVENEPYEMLECHFVKPGKGQALYRTKLRNLLRGSLLERTYRSGDGLEAADVHRSDGVYSYRDGDNYVFMDNASFEQYSLPAAVIEDDMRFLMEGSAVGLLYWNQQLISMSPPQQVIMAVTYTEPAARGNTATNVTKPATLECGAEVQVPAFIKEGDRIKIDTESGAYLERVQS; encoded by the coding sequence ATGGCCACGATCAACGCCGGCGAATTCAAAAAAGGAATAAAGGTTCTTGTTGAGAATGAACCCTACGAAATGCTGGAATGCCACTTTGTGAAACCCGGTAAAGGTCAGGCACTTTACCGAACAAAGCTGCGAAATCTGCTTCGAGGGTCGCTTCTGGAGCGAACTTACCGAAGTGGCGACGGTCTCGAAGCGGCCGACGTCCACCGCAGCGATGGAGTGTATTCGTATCGGGACGGCGATAACTACGTTTTCATGGATAACGCCAGCTTCGAACAATACTCGTTGCCAGCAGCAGTCATCGAAGATGACATGCGTTTCCTGATGGAAGGTAGCGCCGTCGGCTTACTGTACTGGAATCAGCAGCTGATCAGCATGTCTCCTCCGCAACAGGTGATCATGGCCGTCACGTACACTGAGCCCGCAGCGCGTGGCAATACGGCGACAAACGTCACCAAACCAGCAACGCTGGAGTGCGGCGCTGAAGTGCAGGTCCCGGCGTTCATTAAAGAAGGTGACCGGATCAAGATCGACACCGAAAGCGGAGCTTACCTGGAACGAGTTCAATCATGA
- the hisF gene encoding imidazole glycerol phosphate synthase subunit HisF, which yields MPSQLGTIDTKCETIRGTLVPETGVGEHTGLLSHQSKSVPEPTPSESTMLAKRIIPCLDVHAGRVVKGVNFLNLKDAGDPVEIAHKYEQQGADELVFLDITASHEQRDIILDVVSRTSEVIFMPLTVGGGIRTLDDIRRLLNAGCDKVSINSTAVRDPDFVREAALRFGSQCIVVNIDPKRIQKDGREVWDVHINGGRIPTGLEAVPWAQEVEQLGAGEIVLTCMDADGTKDGYDLEITRAVADAVRIPVVASGGAGSPEHLYQAVTAGNASAALAASIFHYGEYTIEETKRYMAERGVPVRL from the coding sequence ATGCCATCACAACTGGGGACAATTGACACCAAGTGCGAGACAATTCGCGGCACACTTGTTCCAGAGACCGGTGTGGGGGAGCATACCGGACTGTTGTCCCATCAATCCAAATCTGTCCCGGAACCCACACCCAGCGAATCAACAATGCTTGCGAAGCGTATTATCCCTTGTCTCGATGTGCATGCCGGTCGCGTTGTGAAGGGCGTCAATTTCCTGAACTTGAAGGACGCAGGCGACCCGGTCGAAATCGCGCACAAGTATGAACAGCAGGGCGCGGACGAATTGGTCTTCCTGGACATTACCGCGAGTCACGAACAACGCGACATCATCCTTGATGTTGTCTCCCGGACTTCCGAAGTGATTTTCATGCCACTGACAGTGGGTGGCGGCATCAGAACACTGGATGACATCAGAAGACTGCTGAATGCCGGGTGTGATAAAGTCTCGATCAATTCGACGGCTGTCCGGGATCCTGATTTTGTACGTGAAGCCGCGCTTCGATTTGGAAGCCAGTGCATCGTCGTCAACATCGATCCAAAACGCATTCAGAAAGATGGCAGAGAAGTCTGGGACGTACACATCAACGGTGGACGGATTCCGACAGGTCTGGAGGCCGTTCCCTGGGCTCAGGAAGTCGAACAACTTGGAGCGGGAGAAATCGTTCTGACATGCATGGATGCTGACGGAACGAAGGACGGATACGATCTCGAGATCACCCGCGCCGTCGCAGATGCTGTCCGGATTCCTGTTGTGGCGAGCGGCGGTGCCGGATCGCCGGAGCACCTGTATCAGGCCGTCACTGCTGGAAATGCCAGTGCCGCACTTGCAGCCAGCATCTTTCACTACGGTGAATACACCATCGAAGAAACCAAACGTTACATGGCGGAACGCGGTGTGCCCGTGCGACTGTAG
- a CDS encoding phytanoyl-CoA dioxygenase family protein, giving the protein MSEFNVTDDQVARFISDGFVIVRGLFNSDEMSGLLKYARGDQALINESYVRTDATGGETRLALRNDLDDASVYTAVVRSNRVAGTMAKLLGDEVYHYHHKMTLKEPRVGGAWEWHQDYGYWYNFGCLYPDMGSCMIAVDQATKENGCLQVIRGSHRIGRVDHMKVGEQVGADPVRVEAALARLELIYCEMEPGDAVFFHGNLLHRSDKNTSSNSRWSLICCYNTRHNDPFVTGGRHPNYSPLEIWEDGRVMESIRRQVGNPS; this is encoded by the coding sequence GTGAGTGAGTTTAATGTCACCGACGATCAAGTGGCCCGGTTCATTTCTGATGGGTTCGTGATCGTTCGCGGCCTTTTTAACAGTGACGAGATGTCAGGGCTTTTGAAATATGCCCGGGGCGACCAGGCGCTGATTAATGAATCGTATGTACGGACAGATGCTACCGGCGGCGAAACACGATTAGCCCTCCGGAACGATCTGGATGATGCATCCGTCTACACAGCCGTTGTTCGCAGCAACAGAGTCGCCGGGACAATGGCAAAACTGCTTGGTGACGAGGTCTACCATTACCATCATAAGATGACGCTGAAGGAACCTCGAGTGGGCGGGGCCTGGGAATGGCACCAGGATTATGGATACTGGTACAACTTCGGATGTCTTTACCCGGACATGGGCAGTTGTATGATTGCCGTTGATCAGGCAACGAAAGAGAACGGCTGTCTTCAGGTTATCCGTGGTTCTCACAGAATTGGCCGAGTCGACCACATGAAGGTGGGAGAGCAGGTGGGAGCAGACCCTGTTCGGGTTGAGGCCGCGCTCGCGCGACTTGAGCTGATCTACTGCGAAATGGAACCTGGTGACGCCGTCTTCTTCCATGGCAATCTGCTGCACCGTTCCGACAAGAATACGTCGAGCAATTCGCGATGGTCACTGATCTGCTGCTACAACACCCGCCACAATGATCCATTTGTGACGGGCGGTCGACATCCCAATTATTCGCCATTGGAAATATGGGAAGACGGCAGAGTGATGGAATCCATCAGACGCCAGGTTGGCAATCCATCCTGA
- a CDS encoding SDR family oxidoreductase translates to MDLGLTSKVVVVTGGASGIGKAAAEMFRQEGCRVAIWDLKTDGPSHCDTAISCDITNSGEVEKAWQDTVTQLGRIDIVVHAAAIGSGEFGFPYFDVPLEAWPEVLKVNIVGMANIAQVAGPAMAAQKAGAMVFIASVAGQMGSQTDPPYSASKAANINFAQCMAKDLAAFNVRVNTVCPGMIQTPLNRSVWQAWYDKQPENQRLSYEEWAGQKVSNVVPLKRWQKPEDVAAMIVFLCSDRASEVTGQTINVDGGTVMHW, encoded by the coding sequence ATGGACCTCGGCCTCACTTCGAAAGTCGTTGTTGTAACCGGTGGTGCAAGCGGAATCGGTAAGGCCGCGGCAGAAATGTTCCGGCAGGAAGGTTGCCGCGTAGCAATTTGGGACCTGAAAACAGATGGACCGTCACACTGCGATACCGCAATTTCCTGCGACATCACGAATTCTGGTGAAGTCGAAAAAGCCTGGCAGGATACCGTCACGCAGCTCGGAAGAATCGATATCGTTGTTCACGCTGCTGCCATCGGTTCCGGAGAATTCGGGTTTCCGTATTTTGATGTCCCACTGGAGGCCTGGCCCGAGGTTCTGAAGGTGAACATCGTTGGCATGGCAAATATCGCCCAGGTCGCCGGGCCCGCCATGGCAGCTCAAAAAGCTGGCGCGATGGTTTTCATCGCCAGCGTTGCTGGGCAGATGGGTTCACAAACGGATCCCCCTTACAGCGCCAGCAAAGCAGCGAATATCAATTTTGCTCAGTGTATGGCCAAAGATCTGGCGGCGTTCAATGTCCGCGTGAACACGGTTTGTCCGGGCATGATTCAGACACCTCTCAACCGATCCGTCTGGCAGGCGTGGTACGATAAACAACCCGAGAACCAGCGGCTTTCATACGAAGAATGGGCTGGGCAAAAAGTCAGCAACGTGGTTCCGTTAAAACGGTGGCAGAAACCAGAAGATGTTGCCGCTATGATCGTTTTTCTGTGCAGTGACAGGGCATCAGAGGTTACCGGCCAGACAATCAATGTCGACGGTGGAACAGTCATGCACTGGTAA
- a CDS encoding RNA polymerase subunit sigma, which yields MSGPIVRTGTTPKFWKNWDNVFGDKSGNGGAEKKEVNAFAKPKKKTAKKAAPKAAAPKSSGKKKGKKK from the coding sequence ATGAGCGGCCCCATAGTTCGCACCGGTACGACTCCAAAATTCTGGAAGAACTGGGACAACGTTTTCGGTGATAAGTCCGGCAACGGAGGAGCGGAAAAGAAGGAAGTGAATGCCTTCGCCAAGCCGAAGAAAAAGACCGCCAAAAAAGCGGCACCCAAGGCGGCCGCTCCAAAGAGTTCAGGAAAGAAAAAGGGAAAGAAGAAGTAG
- a CDS encoding sigma-70 family RNA polymerase sigma factor: MPHNRTFDSESASDEELLRQFEAGKEDAATGLYFRYARRLFGLIRHQMSPMLQRRVEADEIVQSVFRSFFRRARAGQYDVPEGNELWSLLLVMTLNKIRTKADYHTAQRRDVRKTSVQKTQEIDRFASVAGAGDEEALVMLQLVIDDLLEHLQPQKAEMIRLRISGWEVQEIADQTKRSKRTVERTLQEFRDRLTTELSEISDNDDT; this comes from the coding sequence ATGCCCCACAATCGTACATTCGACTCAGAATCAGCATCTGACGAAGAACTCCTGCGACAGTTCGAAGCAGGTAAGGAAGATGCGGCAACCGGACTTTATTTTCGATACGCCAGGAGGCTGTTTGGGCTGATCCGTCATCAGATGTCTCCCATGTTGCAGCGACGCGTGGAAGCAGATGAAATTGTTCAATCAGTTTTTCGTTCCTTCTTCCGCCGCGCACGGGCCGGACAGTACGACGTTCCTGAAGGTAATGAACTCTGGTCTTTATTGCTGGTCATGACACTAAACAAAATCCGTACAAAGGCTGACTACCATACCGCTCAGCGCCGTGATGTGAGAAAAACGTCGGTTCAGAAAACTCAGGAGATTGATCGATTTGCCTCGGTCGCCGGAGCCGGTGATGAAGAAGCGCTGGTCATGCTTCAATTGGTGATTGACGACCTGCTGGAACACCTGCAACCTCAAAAGGCAGAAATGATACGGCTTCGCATTTCCGGATGGGAGGTTCAGGAGATTGCCGATCAAACAAAACGTTCCAAACGAACTGTCGAAAGAACGCTGCAGGAATTCCGCGATCGACTCACCACCGAACTCTCCGAAATCTCAGACAACGATGACACCTGA
- a CDS encoding class I SAM-dependent methyltransferase encodes MDYRSGNQKAWNDLADSGSQFAKVASDAECRDPMKVLDGRGWLPASVAGLNVLCLASGGGWQSILYAVAGANVTVVDISDSMLRLDEREAKKRGVRVQLVQGSMDDLNCLADQCFDIVHQPVSTCYVPDVKAVYSEVARVLRDNGTYISQHKQPVSLQISHRNERQQFVIGVEYYHDGPIPRQRDESYRETGATEYLHRLEDLIGGLCRSGFVVEDFREPKRANYQVDVSHFGYRGRFVPPYLRLKARRLPREISATGKEDAPAIWIPGR; translated from the coding sequence TTGGATTATCGTTCAGGCAACCAGAAGGCGTGGAATGACCTGGCTGATAGTGGCAGTCAGTTTGCCAAAGTTGCGTCGGATGCCGAATGTCGAGACCCGATGAAGGTTCTGGATGGTCGCGGATGGCTCCCTGCCAGCGTGGCCGGTCTGAACGTACTTTGCCTGGCGTCGGGGGGCGGTTGGCAGTCGATTCTGTATGCGGTGGCTGGAGCGAATGTCACGGTTGTGGACATCAGTGATTCCATGCTTCGACTGGATGAACGGGAGGCGAAGAAACGGGGCGTCCGGGTTCAGCTGGTTCAGGGATCCATGGATGACCTGAACTGTCTGGCTGACCAGTGCTTCGACATTGTGCATCAACCGGTCAGTACCTGCTATGTCCCCGACGTGAAAGCCGTGTATTCTGAGGTCGCCCGGGTTCTGAGGGACAACGGAACCTACATCAGCCAGCACAAGCAGCCAGTCAGCCTGCAGATCAGTCATCGTAATGAACGGCAGCAGTTTGTGATTGGCGTCGAATACTACCACGACGGTCCGATTCCGCGGCAACGCGACGAGAGCTATCGTGAGACCGGGGCGACTGAATATCTGCATCGACTGGAAGATCTGATTGGCGGACTCTGCCGTTCAGGGTTTGTCGTCGAGGACTTTCGCGAACCCAAACGTGCGAATTATCAGGTCGATGTTTCCCATTTCGGGTATCGTGGCCGCTTTGTTCCCCCGTATCTGCGTTTGAAGGCTCGACGTTTACCCCGTGAGATCAGTGCCACTGGAAAAGAAGACGCCCCGGCAATCTGGATCCCGGGGCGGTGA